From Aquabacter sp. L1I39, the proteins below share one genomic window:
- a CDS encoding DMT family transporter, with protein sequence MPPRSLSLPGLAFLFTTATGWGVAWVVFKIILFEWPPLFARGMAGVTAACLLAATSVAMGQSLAVPSGARFRLAVAAFVNVFVWMGFASLSLQWLTVTEATLITFTMPLWASLIAWPALGERPSWMSASALAMGFSGIALLVAGPGLSLEGPHLPAMLLPLTAAVLFALGSVMARTPLPLPPIASVAWQTGLGCLPMVVIALIFERQQIGPLSLKGLGAMAYMTLIPMAVCYLSWFAALRRLPASTAALGMLLVPIVGTTGAALVLGEPLGPRQILAFALVISGVALGLRARA encoded by the coding sequence ATGCCGCCCCGCTCCCTCTCCCTTCCCGGCCTCGCCTTCCTGTTCACCACTGCCACCGGCTGGGGGGTGGCCTGGGTGGTGTTCAAGATCATCCTGTTCGAATGGCCGCCTTTGTTTGCGCGCGGGATGGCCGGCGTCACTGCGGCATGTCTGCTGGCGGCGACCTCCGTCGCCATGGGGCAGTCGCTTGCCGTGCCCTCGGGCGCCCGCTTCCGACTGGCCGTCGCCGCCTTCGTCAACGTCTTCGTCTGGATGGGATTCGCCTCCCTGTCGCTGCAATGGCTGACGGTGACTGAGGCGACACTCATCACCTTCACCATGCCGCTCTGGGCCTCCCTCATCGCCTGGCCGGCGCTGGGGGAGCGGCCGAGCTGGATGAGCGCGAGTGCGCTGGCCATGGGCTTTTCCGGGATTGCCCTGCTGGTGGCGGGGCCGGGCCTCTCGCTGGAGGGCCCGCATCTGCCCGCCATGCTCCTTCCTCTCACGGCGGCGGTGCTGTTTGCGCTGGGCAGCGTGATGGCCCGCACGCCGCTCCCCCTCCCCCCCATTGCATCGGTCGCCTGGCAAACGGGCCTTGGTTGCCTGCCGATGGTGGTGATCGCGCTCATCTTCGAGCGCCAGCAGATCGGCCCGCTCAGCCTCAAGGGCTTGGGTGCCATGGCCTATATGACGCTGATCCCCATGGCGGTGTGCTACCTGTCCTGGTTCGCGGCACTCCGCCGGCTACCGGCCTCCACCGCCGCGCTTGGTATGCTCCTGGTCCCCATCGTGGGAACGACGGGCGCCGCCCTGGTTCTGGGCGAGCCGCTCGGCCCGCGCCAGATCCTCGCATTTGCCCTGGTGATTTCCGGCGTGGCGCTCGGCCTGCGCGCCCGCGCATGA
- the ku gene encoding non-homologous end joining protein Ku, whose amino-acid sequence MPRALWKGVLDLGALTCPVSLYSATATSQRISFHTINRATGHRVHRRFVDIDTGEDVDRDAQVKGYEKAAGSYVVLEPEEVAQAVPESDKRLALEAFIPCAEVETVYFDQPYFLAPADSSGEETFVLLREGMRKAKVAALTRAVLFRRVRTLMLRPDGPGFVATTLNFDYEVKSAADAFADVPRTRLKGEMLELAEHIIRTKAGHFDPSAYENAHEAALAELVKAKLAGKAIKPRAAPKSAKVVDLMSALRDSARLAGQGADKPAPGPAAKSSGSGTLKTTTKATTKKTAAKTTKSATPRRKAS is encoded by the coding sequence ATGCCGCGCGCCTTGTGGAAGGGAGTTCTGGATCTTGGGGCGCTCACCTGTCCGGTGAGCCTTTATTCCGCGACCGCCACGTCGCAGCGGATTTCCTTCCACACCATCAACCGCGCCACCGGCCACCGCGTGCACCGCCGCTTCGTTGACATCGACACCGGCGAGGATGTGGACCGGGACGCGCAGGTGAAGGGCTATGAGAAGGCTGCCGGCTCCTATGTGGTGCTGGAGCCGGAGGAGGTGGCACAGGCGGTGCCCGAAAGCGATAAGCGCCTGGCGCTGGAAGCCTTCATCCCCTGCGCAGAGGTGGAGACCGTCTATTTCGACCAGCCTTATTTCCTGGCTCCCGCTGATTCCAGCGGCGAAGAGACGTTCGTTCTGCTGCGGGAGGGCATGCGCAAGGCCAAGGTGGCGGCGCTCACCCGCGCGGTCCTGTTTCGGAGGGTGCGCACCCTCATGCTGCGACCGGACGGGCCGGGTTTCGTCGCGACCACGCTGAATTTCGACTATGAGGTGAAGTCGGCGGCGGACGCCTTTGCTGATGTGCCGCGCACGCGCCTGAAAGGCGAGATGTTGGAGCTGGCCGAACACATTATCCGCACCAAGGCGGGGCACTTCGATCCTTCCGCCTACGAGAACGCCCACGAGGCCGCGCTGGCCGAACTGGTGAAGGCCAAGCTCGCCGGCAAGGCCATCAAGCCCCGCGCCGCGCCCAAGAGCGCGAAGGTGGTGGACCTCATGTCGGCCCTTCGCGACAGCGCGCGGCTGGCGGGGCAGGGGGCGGACAAGCCTGCGCCCGGCCCGGCGGCCAAAAGCTCGGGCAGCGGCACGCTCAAGACCACGACCAAGGCCACGACGAAGAAGACGGCAGCAAAGACCACGAAGTCCGCCACGCCGCGCCGCAAGGCGAGCTAG